In Nicotiana tabacum cultivar K326 chromosome 19, ASM71507v2, whole genome shotgun sequence, one DNA window encodes the following:
- the LOC107826649 gene encoding LOW QUALITY PROTEIN: lysM domain-containing GPI-anchored protein 2 (The sequence of the model RefSeq protein was modified relative to this genomic sequence to represent the inferred CDS: deleted 2 bases in 1 codon) yields the protein MVSSSRLTITLASLLCLVWLLIVSSPATASFTCRSGGTCDAIIDYTLPNATTYNAVKKLFHVKNLRSLLGVNNLPVDTPADQKLPANQTIKIPFPCLCRNGTGISNKRPTYTVVSGDFLTHIALDIFAGLFTVQELQTVNNITDPNVIQPGDKLWVPLPCSCDDVDGEKVVHYGRLVATGNTVDDIAQQYNVSQDTLLKLNGLSDPKELIAGSVLDVPLKACQSMVSNTSLDYPLLVPNDTYVFTAANCVACKCDAASNWTLQCQPSQIKSSLWKSCPSMQCQGLDSVSIGNATSSDCNSTACAYAGYSNQTIFTTSTQFTCPANTASYTRSGTWRWNIILVAISGVAICFLFEITPRFIGDSTW from the exons ATGGTTTCTTCTTCTAGGCTAACTATTACACTTGCTTCCCTGTTATGCCTTGTTTGGCTGCTCATTGTTTCATCTCCGGCAACAGCTTCCTTCACTTGCCGTTCCGGCGGAACCTGTGACGCCATTATTGACTACACTTTACCCAACGCCACCACCTATAACGCCGTTAAAAAACTGTTCCACGTCAAGAACCTCCGTTCCCTCCTCGGCGTTAACAATCTCCCTGTCGACACCCCTGCTGATCAAAAACTCCCTGCTAATCAAACCATCAAAATCCCCTTTCCTTGTCTCTGTAGAAACGGTACCGGAATATCCAACAAGCGACCCACTTACACCGTCGTCTCCGGCGACTTCCTTACACACATCGCTTTGGATATCTTCGCCGGTTTATTTACCGTTCAGGAACTCCAGACGGTTAACAATATAACCGACCCGAATGTGATACAACCCGGAGATAAGCTGTGGGTCCCACTGCCTTGCAGCTGCGATGACGTTGACGGTGAAAAGGTTGTTCATTATGGTCGCTTGGTGGCCACCGGCAACACCGTCGATGACATTGCTCAGCAGTACAATGTTTCCCAGGATACACTTTTGAAATTAAACGGTTTATCAGATCCTAAAGAACTTATAGCTGGCTCTGTTCTTGATGTTCCCCTTAAAG CTTGCCAATCAATGGTGAGCAATACCTCACTGGACTATCCTTTGCTCGTCCCAAATGACACATATGTCTTCACTGCTGCCAATTGTGTAGCATGCAAGTGTGATGCTGCAAGCAACTGGAC CTTGCAATGCCAACCATCTCAGATAAAGTCCTCTCTTTGGAAATCATGCCCCTCTATGCAGTGCCAAGGTCTGGATAGCGTTAGCATTGGGAATGCCACGTCTTCAGATTGTAATTCCACAGCTTGTGCTTATGCTGGATACAGCAACCAGACCATTTTTACCACAAGCACTCAGTTCACTTGTCCTG CCAATACTGCTTCTTATACGAGGTCAGGGACATGGAGGTGGAATATCATCCTGGTTGCTATC TCTGGCGTTGCTATCTGCTTCTTATTTGAGATAACTCCCCGGTTTATAGGAGACTCTACATGGTGA